Proteins found in one Brachyspira murdochii DSM 12563 genomic segment:
- a CDS encoding DNA adenine methylase encodes MITNAEANTKEKYLKENLIAYIGNKRRLLPFIEAAILHILEEDSSIKTALDLFAGSGSVSRLLKTLNLEVYSNDWEYYSYILNYAHLSINIKDLDNMFIHTGGLENTINMINSIDYINDNDRYISKYYAPSDDNNPDLINERLFYTQYNASRIDIIRHNIEELYKNNAINQNEYYYLIASIIYESATHTNTSGVFKAFHAGFGGRNKDALNRILSPISLKQIPLFEGANCYASMLDANEFVIKNKDKHFDLVYLDPPYNQHQYGSNYHLLNTIALWDKPPINKNIYIDGKKTDKGGIRKDWVKTKSLYCYKKTAKDTLINLLDNINSNYIVMSYSTDGIIEYDDLISILEEHGKLDIITSEYTKYRGAKRSIVNKTKNVEYLFVVDTRKHNFYFSNFNKNLKYIENIRLKLENPLDCSKDSIIFDYDKDDIIVIYLEYSTHIMNKEEICLKLQNKSLEYIKMFSLFLERYIREDNIGALKIYSYHFNAAVLSNNIKLIKYFGEYILKTYSRLCSRKSNEYLFDITNDILDIISYYKNNDISIIDKIRKRIIYNITHSNISEINKNKLLLRLEK; translated from the coding sequence ATGATAACTAATGCAGAAGCTAATACTAAAGAAAAATATTTAAAAGAAAATTTAATAGCATATATTGGAAATAAAAGAAGACTTCTTCCATTTATAGAGGCTGCAATTTTGCATATATTAGAAGAGGATAGTTCTATAAAAACTGCTTTGGATTTATTTGCAGGAAGCGGAAGCGTATCAAGACTTTTAAAGACTTTAAATTTAGAGGTTTATTCTAATGATTGGGAGTATTATTCCTATATATTAAATTATGCTCATTTATCTATTAATATAAAAGATTTAGATAATATGTTTATTCATACTGGCGGATTAGAAAATACAATTAATATGATTAACAGCATTGATTATATTAATGATAATGACAGATATATTTCCAAGTATTATGCTCCTTCAGATGACAATAATCCGGATTTAATTAATGAAAGGCTTTTTTATACTCAGTATAATGCCTCAAGAATAGATATTATAAGACATAACATAGAAGAGCTTTATAAAAATAATGCTATTAATCAAAACGAATATTATTATTTAATAGCTTCTATTATATATGAATCTGCAACGCATACAAATACTTCCGGAGTTTTTAAGGCTTTTCATGCAGGTTTTGGCGGGAGAAATAAAGATGCACTAAATAGGATACTTTCTCCTATATCATTAAAACAAATACCATTATTTGAAGGTGCTAATTGTTATGCAAGTATGCTTGATGCTAATGAGTTTGTTATAAAAAATAAAGATAAGCATTTTGATTTAGTTTATTTGGATCCTCCATATAATCAGCATCAATATGGAAGTAATTATCATTTACTTAATACTATAGCTTTATGGGATAAGCCTCCAATTAACAAAAATATTTATATTGACGGAAAGAAAACAGACAAGGGAGGTATTAGAAAGGACTGGGTAAAAACTAAATCTTTATACTGCTACAAGAAGACAGCTAAAGATACTTTAATAAATTTACTTGATAATATAAATAGTAATTATATAGTAATGAGTTATTCTACAGATGGTATAATAGAATATGACGATTTAATATCTATTCTTGAAGAGCATGGCAAATTGGATATCATTACTTCTGAATATACAAAATACAGAGGTGCTAAAAGATCTATTGTTAATAAAACTAAAAATGTAGAATATTTATTTGTTGTAGATACTAGAAAGCATAATTTTTATTTTAGTAATTTCAATAAGAATTTAAAATATATAGAGAATATAAGACTTAAATTAGAAAACCCTTTGGATTGTTCTAAAGACAGTATAATATTTGATTATGATAAAGATGATATTATAGTAATTTATCTAGAATATTCTACTCATATAATGAATAAAGAAGAGATATGCTTAAAACTTCAAAATAAAAGTTTGGAATATATAAAGATGTTTTCTTTGTTTTTAGAGCGATATATAAGAGAAGATAATATAGGGGCATTGAAAATATATTCATATCATTTTAATGCTGCAGTATTATCAAACAATATAAAACTTATCAAATATTTTGGAGAATATATATTAAAAACGTACAGCAGATTATGCTCAAGAAAATCGAATGAGTATTTATTTGATATTACAAATGATATTTTGGATATAATATCATATTATAAAAATAATGATATAAGCATTATAGATAAGATAAGAAAGAGGATAATTTACAATATAACACATTCTAATATTTCAGAAATTAATAAAAATAAATTGTTGCTTAGACTTGAAAAATAA